One Diospyros lotus cultivar Yz01 chromosome 1, ASM1463336v1, whole genome shotgun sequence genomic window carries:
- the LOC127789859 gene encoding uncharacterized protein LOC127789859, producing the protein MGGCVSRPKDLDTKAKAARAPAPIPVEDATSSPKKPQGETLPQVQEENGGEETKKEEPLPLVDVSEPTSREAAESDSKAAAAEEKEEEEPKPKEEQAAAAAAAEETKLLVLEVVEEKKPMEESDAAAQSSSSSSSEDKGDDAPPLVTTTHKQDEAQQADHQLIN; encoded by the exons ATGGGAGGCTGTGTGAGCAGACCTAAGGATCTGGATACCAAGGCAAAGGCTGCCCGCGCGCCTGCCCCCATCCCGGTTGAGGATGCCACCAGCAGCCCCAAGAAGCCCCAGGGCGAGACCCTACCCCaa GTGCAGGAAGAGAATGGAGGGGAGGAGACTAAGAAGGAAGAGCCTCTTCCTCTGGTAGATGTCTCTGAACCTACAAGCAGGGAGGCTGCCGAGAGCGATTCAAAGGCTGCAGCTGCTGaagagaaagaggaggaggagccTAAGCCTAAAGAAGAAcaggctgctgctgctgctgctgcagaGGAAACCAAGCTGCTGGTGCTGGAGGTTGTTGAAGAGAAGAAACCAATGGAGGAATCAGATGCTGCTGCCCAaagctcatcatcatcatcatcagaagACAAGGGTGATGATGCACCACCACTTGTTACCACAACCCATAAGCAAGATGAAGCACAGCAAGCAGATCATCAGCTAATTAATTAA